agcacttttttttgtaatgCTTGCCTTGGAGCTCACCTCAGATTTAACACTGGGGTGACTATTTGACTGGGCTGTTTTTATAGGCTTTACTTGCAActcaaaatcatcatcataaaCTTTATTTATTGCGGGAAATACAACACGTTCTTTATATTCTTCAGGCTGAGATACGACAGGTATTTTCTCCTGCAGGGATAATAGAACTTTTAATGAATCTATCAACGAGTTCTGGAGGTAAATGTTCCCTTTATTGAATAGATTTTTTGCTATATCATTCTCTGTGCTTGGCTGTAAAGATTCATAATTCTTAGAATTTTCAGGAGCCCACTGgctaataattttttttccgccATCTAGATCATTGACTGATCTTAAGAGAAAATCTAGacatttttgcttttcgtTTAGAACATCCCGTTGGATATTTTGGTATTGGGCGGAAACATTTACCAATCTTAATAACACTGAGCTTAAATCCTGCAAGATCGTAAAGCAGGTTTCATGAGTAACATGAGTAGGCTCACTATTCATAGAAACTGTAAGTTTCGCAGATACCTTGAAActgaatttcaaatttgaatcCACTAATTTGAACTGgctaatttttttgggagACTGTAGAATATCCATTAATTTTAGTTTAATTTGGTTCGACGATGTATTATCTGTGAAACCTTGATTTTGACATTGCTGGATTAGTTGCGTTTGAGTGAGTTCGAAGACATGGGGGACGAAATCGTTTAACGAAACTAAGACAACCGTAAAAATGATGGTTGAAGATGAGATGGGTAAAAACGTTACCAAATGATTTTCCTCACCATCGACATTTCCCACAAACCATTCTGAATGGTTTAGTTGCTGTCGTACGGGTTCAGGATTCATTATCGATACGTAATCTTGAGGGAGGAAGCAAGCTTTTGAAAACGGCTGCTGTTAAAAGTAGCCATCCTTTTAGGTAATGTTGTCTCGTTTTTGCACGCTTCCCGAATATATGATTCCAACCCTATTTGGGACGAAAAAAGCATGTAGAAAATTACATCACTTTTACACATATGATTACAAATCAAAATGGTATTGTCTATaaaattcctttttgtCAATAAACCAGAGATCTTCggaaatatttttgaaagttttccAAACATCATTGATAAAATCCTCAATCATGAGATCACTAAACTGTTTCATGTTAATACCCTTTTTCAACCAAAATCTTTCAGTTTCTATTCTTGCCTGTGAGGCTTTATCAAACAAGACTCTACTTACCCGTTCAAACGCCAAGGTTGAAGTTAATTGATAGAAATTGGAAACAGCTCCAAAGAGCCGTTTGTTTCTTTCGGTAGAAGTAAATAAATTATCGATAATCTCGTAAAATTTAATTATTGTGCCCGAAAATGACAAGAATTTATCAGTTCTGACGTCAAATCCTATTAGCATTTCATcgaagttttcttcttcatacTTAATAAATTGGATTTTCTCTCCCGTGTCAAGATcaatgaggaaaagaaacccTTTCTCCCTGAAAATTAACCTATGGAAGGCTAAGCCATAAACCTGCGATATTATCCGTATTAAAAGGGGATTGATTAAGACAATTGATAGCTTTAATCCTTCAGATAAAGCGTCTTCTTGCTTGTTGATagatttctcaaaattaaataaaatTGTATTAACACAAACCGATATTGATATCAGGAGATACTGAACCATTCTGTTCTTATCTATGATTTTACTATGTTGAGTAATGACCATTTGAATATTGGATATGCTAGCAACCATACTCAGAGCTCTTGACAGTATTAATATATCAAACGGATCAATGTCTGAGTAGTAAGCTAGATTCGTATAATGCTCGATGGGCGAAAAATTGGATTGAATGAATTCAATCAATCTCAATGAAAGAGCGGAAATTTTCTCAttcatttctcttttatgAATCTCACGAGTAACAAATCGAGACACCTTTAAAAATTCGTGCATCAACTTCATACTCTTGGAGTCTATGCCTGGTAATTCATAATCATGTGCGACAAATGTATTCAAGTCTAAAACGTCATCAGAAATATACGGGGGTTTTCCTACATCATATGAACATGAAACATCAAGGAATAAGGTCCAAAACCATATAtatttcaagtttttcctGACCTCCTGCTTTTCGTTCAGGTACCACTTGTCAATATCGTTCAAACCCAAACTGATGCACGCCTGGCATAACTCACCGATCAAATCAATACCCTGAGTAGCATCCCACACACCGTCTGTGCAATTAATCATTATACTGATATaagacaacaaaaaaaattgtagtCTTTCGATGAAGTTTGAGCTGGACGATGACAAGGATGCCGCAGTTAAACCATGGATGAAATGATTTACTGAAGATGGGACATTTTGATTATAGTATTCCAGGCAGAGGATTTGCAGTATAATGCCAAGATTATATTTATCTTTTGGGTCGTCTGTCGGATTGAGGAGAACAATGAGATCATCGTTAGTGGTATCTCtaatgaagattttgttTAAAAGGGGCAGAATATCATCCTTGTTGACAATACGCAATAAATCAAACAGCGaactattgaaaaaagaatcaaCACAACTTTTCAGTTCGGTAAAAGTGGGCAAATCAGGGGTAATACAAGTCTCGTTGAGCCGGGGTTTATGGCATTCGGAAAGTGGTTTCAAGATTGCCCACAAATTCTGGAATTCtgtttgaaatttattTGGTTCGAACAAAGATAACGTTTTCCAGGAAGTGGGGCCAAATACATACATCGAGCCATTCTCGCCCAAAACTGGAGTACGAAGTAGCCATAGCGGATTATCTGGACTTCTGCGAGGGACCGGTTCAGCATCATCGTTAtcgttttccttcaataggctttgtaaattttgaattttctgAACCAATGTAACGTTAGGCATCTGGCCGAACAATTCCGTATTAGATAAGGGATAGTTGAACTCTTCGGTATATATGCATTGTGGCAATTTTCTGAGCACGCATTGCTGGCACATGGGCCTGACCTGATTGCATTTCAGTTTCCTCTTTCTACAAAATGCGCATGATTTGATgatctttcttctcttgcCCTTGGTACCACCGGTAACAGACTCTCGAGTAGTAGGCAACATATGGATATGCAATCCATCTATGTCGACAATTAAGTGCCGTTTACCTCTTCCTTTTATTCTTACTACAGCCACGTATTTTTCTAGGTCCCATTGatctttcaagaattttgcCAACGCGTCAGGGCGCTCTGCACCCTATAGGAGCATATTTGAAGTACGTGAAGTACTGACCCCATTACCAGTGCCCACGCCAAATACTGTTAACGCCTTTACGTGGTTGCTAAGTCATTATTGGATCCTCCAACAAATAACCCACTGCCGTCTTTCACGCATATGCCCAATAGGCGTTGTGACAGGTATCTCCTCACTGGCGAAGAAACCCTTAATTTTTCAGCCGTCCGTTATTTTATTTGGctgattatttttttataaatagATTCAAATGAGTAATGAGCTGATAATTTGCTCTGGTAGTCTATACAGAATCTGGACAACCTCTAAGTTGTGAGTATCGAATactatatattttttaggaaaagacaaaaagacaagaaaTATACAAAATGGTCGCTGTTTTATCGTATTTGCCCACCGAACTTGTCGAAAGGATTTTTGAGTTCACTGTGGCGGAAACAAACTCCCAAGACTGGCTGCACAATCTGGTGACCTTGATTGACTTTGCTGTCTCCTCGAAGGGTGGAGGCGCTATAAtagaaaaatttctgaCGAATTACGTCAGGAAGAATCTGGTGGTTTTGGATCTCACTTGCGAGACTACACGAAACTCAATTTTGCAGTTGAAGTATCGGTTCCTTAGAAGACTGTTACTGTACATTGACATGGACACACAGTACATAAGGCCTGCTGATTTGGATGCCAAAGTTAGCGAGACTCAAAATTCAGAGATTGAGAAACTCATAGTTGTATTTGATGAATCTTCCGATCTGACATGTATCGACACATTTTTTCCGTTGGCCAGCTCtactttgaaaataatCGAGTTCGTATTCTGTGTCCATGATTCAAACAGCTCCTTTTATCCGCCCTTGGAAAGATTGCATGCTGCGAATATCGTGTCGGAAGTTGATATCAACACATTATACTTGGATTTTCTGGATTCGAATATCTATTCAGGCCAGAATTTCTTTGGAATTCTTGATCCTAACGTTTTCCAACTGATAAATAAGGATTACcgaaatttcttttccaagacTAACCAAGAGGGGAACAGAAGACCCCCTATTTGTAAGAAGGTTTGTTTCCCGTTCGTGGAGAAGTTGAATTTGGATTACATGGCCCTCGATTCATTCTTTAATTCGATACTGCGTAAGCTAACTACGAGGATAAGAAAATTCGAAAGAAACAACGGGTTTGACGtgaataaaaatttgaatttgaattctACAACGACAGTGCCAACTCTAATTATCAAGTCGATCTTGcaacattttttcaacaatttccGCATCAATTTCCCCAATTTGATtactttgaattttatcAAGACATCCACTTACCCAAACAGTAGTAAGGTAACCCAGTGTTGCAACTTTATAGATTTATCATCATACGTGCTGAACAAGTGCTTAAGCGAAAATATCTcgataaattttcttttccaactgcattctttgaaaaattggaaagtACCCA
This genomic window from Saccharomyces kudriavzevii IFO 1802 strain IFO1802 genome assembly, chromosome: 12 contains:
- the NEJ1 gene encoding Nej1p (similar to Saccharomyces cerevisiae NEJ1 (YLR265C); ancestral locus Anc_6.55), with product MNPEPVRQQLNHSEWFVGNVDGEENHLVTFLPISSSTIIFTVVLVSLNDFVPHVFELTQTQLIQQCQNQGFTDNTSSNQIKLKLMDILQSPKKISQFKLVDSNLKFSFKVSAKLTVSMNSEPTHVTHETCFTILQDLSSVLLRLVNVSAQYQNIQRDVLNEKQKCLDFLLRSVNDLDGGKKIISQWAPENSKNYESLQPSTENDIAKNLFNKGNIYLQNSLIDSLKVLLSLQEKIPVVSQPEEYKERVVFPAINKVYDDDFELQVKPIKTAQSNSHPSVKSEVSSKASITKKSAKLLPDVGNISGSESTPPERTNSVSTTPSTSSSVEDYPRKKRKFGKIKIKNKN
- the PDR8 gene encoding Pdr8p (similar to Saccharomyces cerevisiae PDR8 (YLR266C) and YRR1 (YOR162C); ancestral locus Anc_6.60), encoding MLPTTRESVTGGTKGKRRKIIKSCAFCRKRKLKCNQVRPMCQQCVLRKLPQCIYTEEFNYPLSNTELFGQMPNVTLVQKIQNLQSLLKENDNDDAEPVPRRSPDNPLWLLRTPVLGENGSMYVFGPTSWKTLSLFEPNKFQTEFQNLWAILKPLSECHKPRLNETCITPDLPTFTELKSCVDSFFNSSLFDLLRIVNKDDILPLLNKIFIRDTTNDDLIVLLNPTDDPKDKYNLGIILQILCLEYYNQNVPSSVNHFIHGLTAASLSSSSSNFIERLQFFLLSYISIMINCTDGVWDATQGIDLIGELCQACISLGLNDIDKWYLNEKQEVRKNLKYIWFWTLFLDVSCSYDVGKPPYISDDVLDLNTFVAHDYELPGIDSKSMKLMHEFLKVSRFVTREIHKREMNEKISALSLRLIEFIQSNFSPIEHYTNLAYYSDIDPFDILILSRALSMVASISNIQMVITQHSKIIDKNRMVQYLLISISVCVNTILFNFEKSINKQEDALSEGLKLSIVLINPLLIRIISQVYGLAFHRLIFREKGFLFLIDLDTGEKIQFIKYEEENFDEMLIGFDVRTDKFLSFSGTIIKFYEIIDNLFTSTERNKRLFGAVSNFYQLTSTLAFERVSRVLFDKASQARIETERFWLKKGINMKQFSDLMIEDFINDVWKTFKNISEDLWFIDKKEFYRQYHFDL
- the BOP2 gene encoding Bop2p (similar to Saccharomyces cerevisiae BOP2 (YLR267W); ancestral locus Anc_6.59) produces the protein MVAVLSYLPTELVERIFEFTVAETNSQDWLHNLVTLIDFAVSSKGGGAIIEKFLTNYVRKNLVVLDLTCETTRNSILQLKYRFLRRLLLYIDMDTQYIRPADLDAKVSETQNSEIEKLIVVFDESSDLTCIDTFFPLASSTLKIIEFVFCVHDSNSSFYPPLERLHAANIVSEVDINTLYLDFLDSNIYSGQNFFGILDPNVFQLINKDYRNFFSKTNQEGNRRPPICKKVCFPFVEKLNLDYMALDSFFNSILRKLTTRIRKFERNNGFDVNKNLNLNSTTTVPTLIIKSILQHFFNNFRINFPNLITLNFIKTSTYPNSSKVTQCCNFIDLSSYVLNKCLSENISINFLFQLHSLKNWKVPKIKEFTGHKFKYDETTLSGSPERYIKSLRGNIKILQEMAINETNDGACYFRVKLIPEGVEKTQIINWIPYTSSFNDDTARQGHHLKRPMICLKNNSLKSLTIKTIRIEKCSPIRIQGFYLPNLKELFINNSICETTQEQKQAINDMSCIEFTSWNELPQCEKLTFAQMENDSNYVLNIGNLRDHLPNLSFRESFPTFFDERQKFVVV